The following are encoded together in the Acidimicrobiales bacterium genome:
- a CDS encoding 3-oxoacyl-[acyl-carrier-protein] synthase III C-terminal domain-containing protein, giving the protein MGAPIGILAEACYLPPTTKSIDAVFRDEDVPDDPLPGGVDFRRDIGIRSIRVADGETASGLAVEASRRAVERAGIDPEEIDLVVGFTSIAEDHVAPTWSAAGVVQREVGATRAFATSVNTGGCASFHATMKAACSMLAASDEMDTALLFAGDKAPRLNHAYYPVTVVCDGGSAVVLRKGHDRRVVLAVETATVGKLHDVLYAPGFPHRDPSDPCRDRWLHMTGDYRRFGEEVVPVNLFMFRRVMRAAMKRAGVGPDDIDVYIYPTFSAWDQRAFCEGLGIPPEKVYTRGLADHGHLQETDMVLNHVDAEEDGTIGDGDLVMLTTNGAGFAWGATIVRQ; this is encoded by the coding sequence ATGGGCGCGCCGATCGGGATCCTGGCGGAGGCCTGCTACCTGCCGCCCACCACCAAGTCGATCGACGCCGTGTTCCGGGACGAGGACGTGCCCGACGACCCGCTGCCCGGCGGCGTGGACTTCCGGCGGGACATCGGCATCCGGTCGATCCGGGTGGCGGACGGGGAGACGGCGAGCGGGCTCGCCGTCGAGGCGTCGCGCCGGGCCGTCGAGCGGGCCGGCATCGACCCGGAGGAGATCGACCTCGTCGTCGGGTTCACCAGCATCGCCGAGGACCACGTGGCGCCCACCTGGTCGGCGGCCGGCGTCGTCCAGCGGGAGGTCGGCGCCACCCGGGCCTTCGCCACGTCGGTCAACACCGGCGGCTGCGCCAGCTTCCACGCCACGATGAAGGCGGCCTGCTCGATGCTGGCGGCCAGCGACGAGATGGACACGGCGCTGCTGTTCGCCGGGGACAAGGCACCCCGCCTGAACCACGCCTACTACCCGGTCACCGTCGTGTGTGACGGCGGCAGCGCGGTCGTGCTGCGCAAGGGCCACGACCGCCGGGTGGTGCTGGCCGTGGAGACCGCGACCGTCGGGAAGCTCCACGACGTGCTCTACGCGCCCGGGTTCCCGCACCGCGACCCGTCCGACCCGTGCCGGGACCGGTGGCTGCACATGACCGGCGACTACCGCCGCTTCGGCGAGGAGGTGGTGCCCGTCAACCTGTTCATGTTCCGCCGGGTGATGCGGGCGGCCATGAAGCGGGCCGGCGTCGGGCCCGACGACATCGACGTGTACATCTACCCGACGTTCTCGGCCTGGGACCAGCGGGCCTTCTGCGAGGGCCTCGGCATCCCGCCGGAGAAGGTGTACACGCGGGGGCTGGCCGACCACGGCCACCTCCAGGAGACCGACATGGTCCTCAACCACGTGGACGCGGAGGAGGACGGCACCATCGGGGACGGCGACCTCGTGATGCTGACCACCAACGGGGCCGGGTTCGCGTGGGGGGCCACGATCGTCCGCCAGTGA
- a CDS encoding tryptophan 7-halogenase, which translates to MTAAAGAGAGDRYDVAVLGSGMSGAALAIVLAAQGVRVVMVESGVHPRFAVGESTIPHTSLLSSLLAERYGVPELDVIAYPERIAAEVCSTCGVKRGFGYAYHRPGEEHDPAEGLLVGTSSKDETHVFRQDVDAWLTYMAVRRGADLRQATVVDRVEVDGAGVTLGTTGGDELRARYLVDGSGFRSVLARTFSLREAPARFGHHSRSLFTHMVDVGTFAPDTPMSIPWAQTTLHHVFDRGWFWVIPFDNREGSTNPLVSVGLTVDPRVHPKPAGVAPEAEFRAFLDRFPSVARQFAGARAVRPWVSTDRLQYSTTRGVGERWCLMSHAYGAIDPLFSRGLVNTLEVTAALVPTLLDALDDDDFSVERFTHVDALHRRVLDYNDRLVAGSFASWADFDLWNAWLRVWGLGTIPVEFRMMNALADYTATHDPRHLTGPVADPVFSDFEDPDYGAYFAEAVALMDGFRSGRSPAGETAAALFDLGTRYEIPLPMRGDGLHRAGWIPADDAMSERSMAFAREGFRWALTNPGTHDLFGTTTTFYRWRARRSDPHLAVAGRAPG; encoded by the coding sequence GTGACCGCCGCGGCCGGCGCGGGCGCCGGCGACCGCTACGACGTGGCCGTGCTGGGCAGCGGCATGAGCGGCGCGGCGCTCGCCATCGTCCTCGCCGCGCAGGGCGTGCGAGTGGTGATGGTCGAGTCCGGCGTGCACCCCCGCTTCGCCGTCGGCGAGTCCACCATCCCCCACACCTCGCTGCTCAGCTCGCTTCTGGCCGAGCGCTACGGCGTGCCCGAGCTCGACGTGATCGCCTACCCGGAGCGCATCGCCGCGGAGGTGTGCTCGACGTGCGGGGTGAAGCGGGGCTTCGGCTACGCCTACCACCGCCCCGGCGAGGAGCACGACCCGGCCGAGGGGCTGCTCGTCGGGACGAGCTCGAAAGACGAGACGCACGTGTTCCGCCAGGACGTCGACGCCTGGCTCACGTACATGGCGGTGCGGCGGGGTGCCGACCTGCGCCAGGCGACGGTGGTCGACCGGGTGGAGGTCGACGGGGCCGGGGTCACGCTCGGCACGACCGGGGGCGACGAGCTCCGGGCCCGCTACCTGGTCGACGGCTCGGGCTTCCGCAGCGTGCTCGCCCGCACGTTCTCGCTGCGGGAGGCGCCGGCCCGCTTCGGGCACCACTCCCGCTCGCTGTTCACCCACATGGTCGACGTCGGCACGTTCGCCCCCGACACGCCGATGTCGATCCCGTGGGCGCAGACCACGCTGCACCACGTCTTCGACCGGGGCTGGTTCTGGGTCATCCCGTTCGACAACCGGGAGGGGTCGACCAACCCGCTCGTCAGCGTCGGGCTGACCGTCGACCCCCGGGTGCACCCGAAGCCGGCCGGCGTGGCGCCCGAGGCCGAGTTCCGGGCCTTCCTCGACCGCTTCCCGTCGGTGGCCCGCCAGTTCGCCGGGGCCAGGGCCGTCCGCCCATGGGTGTCGACCGACCGGCTCCAGTACTCGACGACGCGGGGGGTCGGCGAGCGCTGGTGCCTGATGTCGCACGCCTACGGCGCCATCGACCCCCTGTTCTCCCGGGGCCTCGTGAACACCCTCGAGGTCACCGCCGCGCTGGTGCCGACCCTGCTCGACGCCCTCGACGACGACGACTTCTCGGTGGAGCGCTTCACCCACGTCGACGCCCTTCACCGGCGGGTGCTCGACTACAACGACCGCCTGGTCGCCGGCTCGTTCGCGTCGTGGGCCGACTTCGACCTGTGGAACGCGTGGCTGCGGGTGTGGGGGCTCGGCACCATCCCCGTCGAGTTCCGAATGATGAACGCGCTGGCCGACTACACGGCCACCCACGACCCCCGCCACCTCACCGGGCCGGTCGCCGACCCCGTCTTCTCGGACTTCGAGGACCCCGACTACGGCGCCTACTTCGCCGAGGCGGTGGCGCTGATGGACGGGTTCCGCTCGGGCCGGTCGCCGGCCGGGGAGACGGCCGCCGCGCTGTTCGACCTCGGCACGCGCTACGAGATCCCGCTGCCCATGCGGGGCGACGGCCTGCACCGGGCCGGCTGGATCCCGGCCGACGACGCCATGAGCGAGCGGAGCATGGCCTTCGCCCGGGAGGGGTTCAGGTGGGCGCTCACCAACCCCGGCACCCACGACCTGTTCGGCACGACGACGACGTTCTACCGGTGGCGGGCCCGGCGGTCCGACCCGCACCTCGCGGTCGCCGGCCGCGCTCCCGGGTAG
- a CDS encoding SDR family NAD(P)-dependent oxidoreductase — protein sequence MSDEARTVLVTGANSGIGLATVVELARRGFRAVGSVRSEAKAAAVREAASAAGVDVETVLLDVNDAEACKEVVPGLGPWGLVNNAGYAVTGAVEDVEDEEAEALFQTMVHAPMRLARLALPSMRAAGGGRIVNVSSIAGRVTAPFAGHYTAAKHALEALTDALRIEVAGAGVRVVLVEPGGFRTGIWEEFERDIARREREGSRYVGAYRRYLQAQRLAEPLMGDPQTCARVIAGALTTRLPRSRYLVGLDAQAANLADSLTPTIVKDRFYRLTLGL from the coding sequence ATGAGCGACGAGGCACGCACCGTCCTGGTCACCGGGGCGAACTCCGGCATCGGCCTGGCCACCGTGGTCGAGCTGGCGAGGCGCGGCTTCCGGGCCGTCGGCTCGGTCCGCTCGGAGGCCAAGGCCGCCGCCGTGCGCGAGGCGGCGAGCGCCGCCGGGGTCGACGTCGAGACCGTCCTGCTCGACGTGAACGACGCCGAGGCCTGCAAGGAGGTCGTCCCCGGGCTCGGCCCGTGGGGGCTCGTGAACAACGCCGGCTACGCCGTCACCGGCGCCGTCGAGGACGTGGAGGACGAGGAGGCCGAGGCGCTGTTCCAGACCATGGTCCACGCGCCGATGCGCCTGGCCCGGCTGGCTCTCCCGTCGATGCGGGCCGCGGGGGGCGGCCGGATCGTCAACGTCAGCTCGATCGCCGGGCGGGTGACGGCGCCGTTCGCCGGCCACTACACGGCGGCCAAGCACGCGCTCGAGGCGCTCACCGACGCCCTGCGCATCGAGGTGGCGGGCGCCGGCGTGCGGGTCGTGCTGGTCGAGCCGGGCGGGTTCCGCACCGGCATCTGGGAGGAGTTCGAGCGGGACATCGCCAGGCGGGAGCGGGAGGGCAGCCGCTACGTCGGCGCCTACCGCCGCTACCTCCAGGCCCAGCGCCTGGCCGAGCCGCTGATGGGCGACCCGCAGACGTGCGCCCGGGTCATCGCCGGCGCGCTCACGACCCGCCTGCCCCGGTCCCGCTACCTGGTCGGCCTCGACGCCCAGGCCGCCAACCTGGCCGACTCGCTGACCCCGACGATCGTCAAGGACCGCTTCTACCGGCTGACGCTCGGTCTGTAG
- a CDS encoding BTAD domain-containing putative transcriptional regulator has product MRFGLLGPLEVVDDGGAPVDVGGRQPRLVLAVLLAAGGRLVTADALADELWGDERPATAMGTLQSTVSRLRRRFGAGPTAPRLLWEDPGYRLDVAGAEVDFLRFEALADEGRALLDAGRPAEARDVLLAADALWRGPALLEFLDRDFATGLATRLEERRLAATEDRVDADLRLGRAAAVAGELAELVGAHPLRERLRAHLALALYRSGRQADALRALEDARRTLRDELGVDPSRPLRELEAAILGHDPAIDLAEPPAAAPAPAAAAPAAAPARPRGMIGRRDELAEVLAALDEAAAEARVVVVEGEPGMGKTRLAEELRAEAAARGGAVAWGRGYEGGAAPALWPWLVALRDLAGGAGTGDPSLDALLATDAPEAATPTNALQFERFEAVARFLERTAAAAGVVVVVLDDLQWADETSLDLLSFLSARLGRGVLLLLTMRRLEVGRNDALTEALAAVARRPGSRRLHLRRLPREDTVALVEALLGPAVDRDVAVAIHARSDGNPFYATELARLVLDDERTDLAGVVPAGVGDVIRRRLAHLPEPTRELLAVGAVLGRDVELGLLTRTSGLSTDFLLDRLEPAVVHRLLLDVPDRPSTFRFCHALVREVLVEDLSSLRRARLHLRAAEAMEVTGVGDDDAEVLAEHLWRAVPVGGGQRAASALEHAADVAIRRSALGSAEQLLRRAVELRRSTATSPADEEAELLAIHRLLAVARARRYFAAATTPQLIDRAKELAARTGRDDVLLDVLWVETSAAATAARVADAAPLAAALARVALASDDPDVQAFGHLQTAVQAWQEGRITDACRSLDLAADRRAAGAPVDPSLEFAGERTLLVQLFRAQMRALAGDVAPSVAAMHRLLDLTADSFVLTEVAGFAAVLGEAVDDLGLAERAGRTLLAVDPNGDFSYYGGHALMGLAAAMARRGEVDEGRRLFTEARARYLAVGGGAALPTHDASWAVAAAGAGCLDEAEAAIATARETLERLGERWNEPVVLRAEAVVAAARGDREAAAARLAEAVAVATAQGAHGLARLAERVAADLGVDLPDAATDRASAGRSGP; this is encoded by the coding sequence ATGAGGTTCGGGCTGCTCGGCCCTCTGGAGGTGGTGGACGACGGCGGCGCGCCCGTGGACGTGGGCGGGCGCCAGCCCCGGCTCGTCCTCGCGGTGCTGCTGGCGGCCGGCGGGCGGCTGGTGACGGCGGACGCCCTGGCCGACGAGCTGTGGGGCGACGAGCGGCCGGCGACGGCCATGGGCACGCTCCAGAGCACGGTGTCCCGCCTGCGCCGCCGGTTCGGGGCCGGGCCGACGGCGCCCCGCCTGCTGTGGGAGGACCCCGGCTACCGCCTCGACGTGGCCGGGGCCGAGGTGGACTTCCTGCGCTTCGAGGCCCTGGCCGACGAGGGGCGGGCCCTGCTCGACGCCGGCCGGCCGGCCGAGGCCCGCGACGTCCTGCTGGCCGCCGACGCCCTGTGGCGGGGGCCGGCCCTGCTCGAGTTCCTCGACCGCGACTTCGCCACCGGCCTCGCCACCCGGCTGGAGGAGCGGCGCCTGGCCGCCACCGAGGACCGGGTCGACGCCGACCTGCGCCTCGGCCGCGCCGCCGCCGTCGCCGGCGAGCTGGCCGAGCTGGTCGGCGCCCATCCCCTCCGCGAGCGCCTCCGGGCCCACCTCGCCCTCGCCCTCTACCGCTCGGGCCGCCAGGCCGACGCCCTCCGGGCGCTGGAGGACGCCCGCCGCACCCTGCGCGACGAGCTGGGCGTCGACCCGAGCCGCCCGCTGCGGGAGCTGGAGGCGGCCATCCTCGGCCACGACCCGGCCATCGACCTCGCCGAGCCGCCGGCGGCCGCCCCGGCGCCGGCCGCCGCCGCGCCGGCTGCGGCCCCGGCCCGCCCGAGGGGGATGATCGGCCGGCGCGACGAGCTGGCCGAGGTGCTGGCCGCCCTGGACGAGGCGGCGGCCGAGGCGAGGGTCGTGGTCGTCGAGGGCGAGCCCGGGATGGGCAAGACCCGCCTGGCCGAGGAGCTCAGGGCCGAGGCCGCCGCCCGCGGCGGGGCCGTCGCCTGGGGCCGGGGCTACGAGGGCGGCGCCGCGCCCGCGCTGTGGCCGTGGCTGGTCGCCCTGCGGGACCTGGCCGGCGGCGCCGGCACCGGCGACCCGTCGCTCGACGCCCTGCTGGCCACCGACGCCCCCGAGGCGGCCACGCCCACCAACGCGCTCCAGTTCGAGCGGTTCGAGGCCGTCGCCCGGTTCCTGGAGCGGACGGCGGCCGCCGCCGGGGTGGTCGTGGTCGTGCTCGACGACCTCCAGTGGGCCGACGAGACCTCGCTCGACCTGCTCTCGTTCCTGAGCGCCCGCCTGGGCCGGGGCGTGCTCCTGCTCCTCACCATGCGCCGGCTCGAGGTCGGCCGCAACGACGCCCTGACGGAGGCGCTGGCCGCCGTGGCCCGCCGCCCCGGCTCCCGCCGGCTCCACCTCCGCCGCCTGCCCCGCGAGGACACGGTGGCGCTGGTCGAGGCCCTCCTCGGCCCGGCCGTGGACCGGGACGTGGCCGTCGCCATCCACGCCCGCTCGGACGGCAACCCGTTCTACGCCACCGAGCTGGCCCGGCTGGTGCTCGACGACGAGCGCACCGACCTCGCCGGTGTGGTGCCCGCCGGGGTGGGCGACGTCATCCGCCGGCGCCTGGCCCACCTGCCCGAGCCGACCAGGGAGCTGCTGGCCGTGGGCGCCGTGCTCGGCCGGGACGTCGAGCTCGGCCTGCTGACCCGCACCTCGGGCCTGTCCACCGACTTCCTGCTCGACCGGCTGGAGCCGGCCGTCGTCCACCGCCTCCTGCTCGACGTGCCCGACCGCCCGTCCACGTTCCGGTTCTGCCACGCGCTCGTGCGCGAGGTGCTGGTCGAGGACCTGTCGTCGCTGCGCCGGGCCCGCCTGCACCTCCGGGCCGCCGAGGCCATGGAGGTCACCGGGGTGGGCGACGACGACGCCGAGGTGCTGGCCGAGCACCTGTGGCGGGCCGTGCCCGTCGGCGGCGGGCAGCGGGCGGCGAGCGCGCTCGAGCACGCCGCCGACGTCGCCATCCGCCGCTCGGCCCTCGGCTCGGCCGAGCAGCTCCTGCGCCGGGCGGTCGAGCTGCGCCGGTCCACCGCCACCTCGCCCGCCGACGAGGAGGCCGAGCTGCTCGCCATCCACCGCCTGCTGGCCGTGGCCCGCGCCCGGCGCTACTTCGCCGCCGCCACCACCCCCCAGCTGATCGACCGGGCCAAGGAGCTGGCCGCCAGGACGGGCCGGGACGACGTGCTGCTCGACGTGCTGTGGGTGGAGACGTCGGCGGCGGCGACGGCGGCCAGGGTGGCCGACGCCGCCCCGCTGGCCGCCGCCCTCGCCCGGGTGGCCCTGGCCAGCGACGACCCCGACGTCCAGGCCTTCGGCCACCTCCAGACGGCCGTGCAGGCCTGGCAGGAGGGCCGCATCACCGACGCCTGCCGGTCCCTCGACCTGGCCGCCGACCGGCGGGCGGCGGGTGCGCCGGTCGACCCGTCGCTCGAGTTCGCCGGCGAGCGCACCCTGCTCGTCCAGCTGTTCCGGGCGCAGATGCGGGCGCTGGCCGGCGATGTCGCCCCGTCCGTGGCGGCCATGCACCGCCTGCTCGACCTGACCGCCGACTCGTTCGTGCTCACCGAGGTCGCCGGGTTCGCGGCCGTGCTGGGCGAGGCCGTCGACGACCTCGGGCTGGCCGAGCGGGCCGGTCGCACGCTGCTCGCCGTCGACCCCAACGGCGACTTCTCGTACTACGGCGGGCACGCGCTGATGGGCCTCGCCGCCGCCATGGCCCGCCGGGGCGAGGTGGACGAGGGCCGGCGTCTGTTCACCGAGGCGAGGGCCCGCTACCTGGCCGTCGGCGGCGGCGCCGCCCTCCCGACCCACGACGCCAGCTGGGCCGTCGCCGCGGCCGGCGCCGGGTGCCTGGACGAGGCCGAGGCGGCGATCGCCACGGCGAGGGAGACCCTGGAGCGGCTGGGCGAGCGCTGGAACGAGCCCGTCGTGCTCCGGGCCGAGGCCGTCGTGGCCGCGGCGAGGGGCGACCGGGAGGCGGCCGCCGCCCGGCTGGCCGAGGCCGTGGCGGTGGCCACCGCCCAGGGCGCGCACGGCCTGGCCCGCCTGGCCGAGCGGGTCGCCGCCGACCTCGGCGTCGACCTGCCGGACGCCGCTACAGACCGAGCGTCAGCCGGTAGAAGCGGTCCTTGA
- a CDS encoding sigma-70 family RNA polymerase sigma factor, whose product MEPTVEALPAVPPIEVVAGAGSFEAFYERDLDRVHRAVAVALGDAEVARDAVDEAMARACARWRTVGQYDDAAGWVYRVAVNWATSRWRKRRREDLVDRVTAPAAVGDEAVPAGPVVDALRRLPVAQRSVVVCRVLLDLDTAQTARALGIPTGTAKSRLARGLAALRRDLEEAGDG is encoded by the coding sequence GTGGAACCGACCGTCGAGGCGCTCCCCGCCGTCCCGCCGATCGAGGTGGTCGCCGGGGCCGGGTCGTTCGAGGCGTTCTACGAGCGGGACCTCGACCGGGTCCACCGGGCCGTGGCCGTCGCCCTCGGCGACGCCGAGGTGGCCCGCGACGCGGTCGACGAGGCCATGGCCAGGGCGTGCGCCCGGTGGCGCACGGTCGGGCAGTACGACGACGCCGCCGGCTGGGTGTACCGGGTGGCCGTCAACTGGGCGACCTCGCGCTGGCGCAAGCGCCGCCGGGAGGACCTCGTGGACCGGGTGACGGCGCCGGCCGCCGTCGGGGACGAGGCGGTGCCGGCCGGACCGGTGGTCGACGCCCTGCGCCGGCTGCCGGTCGCCCAGCGGTCGGTGGTCGTGTGCCGGGTCCTGCTCGACCTCGACACGGCCCAGACGGCGCGGGCCCTCGGCATCCCCACCGGGACGGCGAAGAGCCGGCTGGCGCGGGGGCTCGCCGCCCTCCGCCGCGACCTCGAGGAGGCAGGCGATGGATGA
- a CDS encoding MFS transporter: MTDRRGLGRDFWLYFAGQGVSQLGSSFTAFALPLLVFRLTESATNLAITMAANFVPYLLFGLVLGAVVDRVDRRRMMILVELARGGVIAVLPVLYLTGDLQVGHVYAVAFVQSTLGILFDAGEFAAIPNLVGTDDLVTANGRIMATNQAGQVLGPVLAGALVAVMAPADLLLIDAATFGLSAATLVAVRTRFDAAEAVEEREGGAVARLVADVREGLAFVWGHPVLRSISLMMALINFVAATAQTQLVLFGKTVLDLSDARVGWLFAAGSAGVVVIGLVAGAFRRRLTFPVVALGALVVSGLALSAMAYARWYPLVLVLWAAYTGFGLLLNINTGALRQAIVPNQMLGRVMSIAGVLAWSAIPLGALAGAWVIDATEDVAAVYAGIGLLTAAIAAAFALSPIRHGERYLAEAKAAREAVAAADHPLAPEESAALVATLRPEPSP, encoded by the coding sequence GTGACCGACCGGCGCGGCCTGGGCCGCGACTTCTGGCTGTACTTCGCCGGCCAGGGAGTGTCCCAGCTGGGCAGCTCGTTCACCGCGTTCGCGCTGCCGCTGCTCGTCTTCCGGCTCACCGAGTCGGCCACCAACCTGGCCATCACGATGGCGGCCAACTTCGTGCCCTACCTGCTGTTCGGCCTGGTGCTCGGGGCGGTCGTCGACCGGGTCGACCGGCGGCGGATGATGATCCTCGTCGAGCTGGCCAGGGGCGGGGTGATCGCCGTGCTCCCCGTGCTGTACCTGACCGGCGACCTCCAGGTCGGCCACGTGTACGCCGTCGCCTTCGTGCAGTCGACCCTCGGCATCCTCTTCGACGCCGGCGAGTTCGCGGCGATCCCGAACCTCGTCGGCACCGACGACCTGGTGACCGCGAACGGCCGCATCATGGCCACCAACCAGGCCGGGCAGGTGCTCGGGCCGGTGCTGGCCGGCGCGCTGGTGGCCGTGATGGCGCCGGCCGACCTCCTGCTGATCGACGCCGCCACCTTCGGGCTGTCGGCCGCCACCCTCGTCGCCGTCCGCACGCGGTTCGACGCCGCCGAGGCCGTCGAGGAGCGGGAGGGCGGGGCCGTCGCCCGGCTGGTCGCCGACGTGCGCGAGGGGCTGGCGTTCGTGTGGGGCCACCCGGTCCTGCGCTCGATCTCGCTGATGATGGCGCTGATCAACTTCGTGGCGGCCACGGCCCAGACCCAGCTGGTGCTGTTCGGGAAGACGGTGCTCGACCTGAGCGACGCCCGGGTGGGCTGGCTGTTCGCCGCCGGGTCGGCGGGGGTCGTGGTGATCGGCCTGGTCGCGGGCGCGTTCCGGCGGCGGCTGACGTTCCCGGTCGTCGCCCTCGGCGCCCTCGTGGTGTCCGGGCTGGCGCTCTCGGCGATGGCCTACGCCCGCTGGTACCCGCTCGTGCTCGTCCTCTGGGCCGCCTACACCGGCTTCGGGCTGCTGCTGAACATCAACACCGGCGCCCTCCGCCAGGCGATCGTCCCCAACCAGATGCTCGGCCGGGTGATGAGCATCGCCGGCGTGCTCGCCTGGTCGGCCATCCCCCTCGGCGCGCTCGCCGGGGCCTGGGTCATCGACGCCACCGAGGACGTCGCCGCCGTCTACGCCGGCATCGGCCTCCTCACGGCCGCCATCGCCGCCGCGTTCGCGCTCAGCCCGATCCGCCACGGCGAGCGCTACCTGGCCGAGGCGAAGGCGGCCAGGGAGGCCGTCGCCGCCGCCGACCACCCGCTCGCCCCCGAGGAGTCGGCCGCGCTGGTCGCCACCCTCCGCCCCGAGCCCAGCCCCTAG
- a CDS encoding VOC family protein, with protein MLDHLGIQVADPAAAAAFYDAVLAPLGAGRLMEFGAVVGYGVAPKPDFWISPFEGVGPARESHIAFEAADRAAVRAFFDAAVAAGAEVLHEPREWPEYHPGYYGAFVRDPDGNNVEAVCHRADG; from the coding sequence GTGCTCGACCATCTCGGGATCCAGGTCGCCGACCCGGCGGCCGCGGCCGCCTTCTACGACGCCGTCCTCGCCCCACTCGGCGCCGGCCGCCTGATGGAGTTCGGCGCCGTTGTCGGCTACGGCGTGGCCCCGAAGCCGGACTTCTGGATCAGCCCGTTCGAGGGCGTCGGCCCGGCCAGGGAGTCCCACATCGCCTTCGAGGCCGCCGACCGGGCGGCCGTGCGGGCCTTCTTCGACGCCGCCGTGGCCGCCGGGGCCGAGGTGCTGCACGAGCCCCGCGAGTGGCCCGAGTACCACCCGGGCTACTACGGCGCCTTCGTGCGCGACCCGGACGGCAACAACGTCGAGGCCGTGTGCCACCGGGCCGATGGCTGA
- a CDS encoding PaaI family thioesterase, with protein MAEGEGFGATVGVERVEGEDGRSTVVLDAGPAHLNRHGSVHGGAIATLADSAMGLAVAATPPGEEPAAPVTIEMKVTYLQPAGEGRLTATGVVRKRGKRITVVEAEIEQDGDVVALALGTFTAG; from the coding sequence ATGGCTGAGGGCGAGGGGTTCGGGGCGACGGTCGGCGTCGAGCGGGTCGAGGGCGAGGACGGCCGGTCGACGGTCGTGCTCGACGCCGGGCCGGCCCACCTGAACCGCCACGGCTCCGTGCACGGCGGCGCCATCGCCACCCTCGCCGACTCGGCCATGGGGCTCGCCGTCGCGGCCACGCCGCCGGGGGAGGAGCCGGCCGCGCCGGTGACGATCGAGATGAAGGTCACCTACCTCCAGCCGGCCGGCGAGGGGCGGCTCACGGCCACCGGGGTGGTGCGCAAGCGGGGCAAGCGGATCACGGTGGTCGAGGCCGAGATCGAGCAGGACGGCGACGTCGTCGCCCTCGCCCTCGGCACCTTCACGGCCGGCTGA
- a CDS encoding NAD(P)-dependent oxidoreductase produces MGRVLMTGAAGQVGSMLRPRLARPGRTLRLLDVAPVEGVGEGEESVTASVTDLAAMVDACAGVDAVVHLGGVPTEAPWDVIAEVNVGGTANVFEAARRQRVGRVVFASSNHAVGFHPRSASPAPDDLCPAPDTYYGVGKAAGEAMGALHHHRYGMDVVCLRILTCTERPSDLRSLSTWLSPDDAGRLFEAALTAPSPGLRVVWGVSANTRGWFSLDGARSLGYEPADDAERFAPELVARFGEPDPGAVEHRFVGGPFCSPAFDADRLGLSRP; encoded by the coding sequence ATGGGACGCGTGCTGATGACCGGGGCCGCCGGGCAGGTCGGGTCGATGCTCCGCCCCCGCCTGGCCCGGCCGGGGCGGACGCTGCGCCTGCTCGACGTGGCGCCGGTCGAGGGCGTGGGCGAGGGCGAGGAGTCGGTGACGGCGTCGGTCACCGACCTGGCCGCCATGGTCGACGCCTGCGCGGGCGTCGACGCCGTCGTCCACCTGGGCGGGGTGCCGACGGAGGCGCCGTGGGACGTGATCGCCGAGGTGAACGTGGGCGGCACGGCCAACGTGTTCGAGGCGGCCAGGCGGCAGCGGGTCGGCCGCGTGGTGTTCGCCTCGAGCAACCACGCCGTCGGCTTCCACCCCAGGTCGGCGTCGCCGGCGCCCGACGACCTGTGCCCGGCGCCCGACACGTACTACGGCGTCGGCAAGGCCGCCGGGGAGGCCATGGGCGCCCTCCACCACCACCGCTACGGCATGGACGTCGTGTGCCTGCGCATCCTCACGTGCACCGAGCGGCCGTCCGACCTGCGCTCCCTGTCCACGTGGCTCTCCCCCGACGACGCCGGCCGGCTGTTCGAGGCGGCGCTCACGGCGCCGTCGCCCGGGCTCCGGGTCGTGTGGGGGGTGTCGGCCAACACGCGGGGCTGGTTCTCCCTCGACGGCGCCCGCTCGCTCGGCTACGAGCCGGCCGACGACGCCGAGCGCTTCGCCCCCGAGCTCGTCGCCCGGTTCGGCGAGCCCGACCCCGGCGCCGTGGAGCACCGCTTCGTGGGCGGGCCGTTCTGCTCCCCGGCCTTCGACGCCGACCGGCTGGGGCTCAGCCGGCCGTGA